From a single Theropithecus gelada isolate Dixy chromosome 8, Tgel_1.0, whole genome shotgun sequence genomic region:
- the TP53INP1 gene encoding tumor protein p53-inducible nuclear protein 1 isoform X1: protein MFQRLNKMFVGEVSSSSNQEPEFSEKEDDEWILVDFIDTCTGFSAEEEEEEEEDISEESPTEHPSVFSCLPASLECLADTSDSCFLQFESCPMEESWFITPPPCFTAGGLTTIKVETSPMENLLIEHPSMSVYAVHNSCPGLSEATCGTDELHNPSSPRVEAQNEMGQHIHCYVAALAAHTTFLEQPKSFRPSQWIKEHSERQSLNRNSLRRQNLTRDCHSRQVKHNGWVVHQPCPRQYNY from the exons ATGTTCCAGAGGCTGAATAAAATGTTTGTGGGTGAAGTCAGTTCTTCCTCCAACCAAGAACCAGAATTCAGTGAGAAAGAAGATGATGAATGGATTCTTGTTGACTTCATAG ATACTTGCACTGGCTTCtcagcagaagaagaagaagaagaggaggaggacatCAGTGAAGAGTCACCTACTGAGCACCCTTCAGTCTTTTCCTGTTTACCGGCATCTCTTGAGTGCTTGGCTGATACAAGTGATTCCTGCTTCCTCCAGTTTGAGTCATGTCCAATGGAGGAGAGCTGGTTTATCACCCCACCCCCGTGTTTTACTGCAGGTGGATTAACCACTATCAAGGTGGAAACGAGTCCTATGGAAAACCTTCTCATTGAACATCCCAGCATGTCTGTCTATGCTGTGCATAACTCCTGCCCTGGTCTCAGTGAGGCCACCTGTGGGACTGATGAATTACATAATCCAAGTAGTCCCAG agtgGAAGCTCAAAATGAAATGGGGCAGCACATTCATTGTTATGTTGCAGCTCTTGCTGCTCATACAACTTTTCTGGAACAACCCAAGAGCTTTCGTCCTTCCCAGTGGATAAAAGAACATAGTGAAAGACAGTCTCTTAACAGAAATAGCCTTCGTCGCCAAAATCTTACCAGGGATTGCCACTCTCGGCAAGTCAAGCACAATGGCTGGGTTGTTCATCAGCCCTGCCCGCGTCAGTACAATTACtaa
- the TP53INP1 gene encoding tumor protein p53-inducible nuclear protein 1 isoform X2: protein MFQRLNKMFVGEVSSSSNQEPEFSEKEDDEWILVDFIDTCTGFSAEEEEEEEEDISEESPTEHPSVFSCLPASLECLADTSDSCFLQFESCPMEESWFITPPPCFTAGGLTTIKVETSPMENLLIEHPSMSVYAVHNSCPGLSEATCGTDELHNPSSPRARKSCL, encoded by the exons ATGTTCCAGAGGCTGAATAAAATGTTTGTGGGTGAAGTCAGTTCTTCCTCCAACCAAGAACCAGAATTCAGTGAGAAAGAAGATGATGAATGGATTCTTGTTGACTTCATAG ATACTTGCACTGGCTTCtcagcagaagaagaagaagaagaggaggaggacatCAGTGAAGAGTCACCTACTGAGCACCCTTCAGTCTTTTCCTGTTTACCGGCATCTCTTGAGTGCTTGGCTGATACAAGTGATTCCTGCTTCCTCCAGTTTGAGTCATGTCCAATGGAGGAGAGCTGGTTTATCACCCCACCCCCGTGTTTTACTGCAGGTGGATTAACCACTATCAAGGTGGAAACGAGTCCTATGGAAAACCTTCTCATTGAACATCCCAGCATGTCTGTCTATGCTGTGCATAACTCCTGCCCTGGTCTCAGTGAGGCCACCTGTGGGACTGATGAATTACATAATCCAAGTAGTCCCAG GGCCAGGAAAAGCTGCTTATAA